The Apodemus sylvaticus chromosome 5, mApoSyl1.1, whole genome shotgun sequence genome has a segment encoding these proteins:
- the Mgme1 gene encoding mitochondrial genome maintenance exonuclease 1: MKPLWTTCRLLSRLDRFSVKPSPPVSFSTSSYLCSQKKKNSYEAVDQAKYSRLVRSVLSRGPVQTPESLFKEDDVLYGPVSKWKVPESQARVPQHWFPIFNEERKVKPHTNGSSSPLKIPLRRNVIPSVTRILQQTMPPEQSFFLERWKQRMVQELGEDGFAEYTSNVFLQGKQFHEALEGILSPQEDLKGGEEHPQCGYIKSIQHILKEISGVQALESAVQHEALKYVGLLDCVAEYQGKLCVIDWKTSEKPKPFIQNTYDNPLQVVAYMGAVNHDVHYSFQVQCGLIVVAYKDGSPAHPHFMDEELCSKYWAKWLLRLEEYTEKQKSQSAPKPE, encoded by the exons ATGAAACCGCTTTGGACCACCTGCAGGCTGCTTAGCCGTTTAGACAGATTTTCTGTAAAACCAAGCCCTCCTGTGAGCTTCTCTACTTCCTCTTATTTGTGTagccagaagaaaaaaaactctTACGAAGCAGTAGACCAAGCGAAGTACTCTCGTTTAGTTCGCTCTGTCTTGTCCAGAGGCCCGGTCCAGACTCCAGAGTCCTTGTTCAAGGAAGATGATGTGCTCTATGGTCCTGTGAGTAAGTGGAAGGTTCCAGAGTCACAGGCAAGAGTTCCACAACACTGGTTTCCTATCTTCAATGAAGAGAGAAAGGTGAAACCACACACAAATGGTTCTTCAAGTCCTTTGAAGATCCCTTTGCGAAGAAATGTGATACCCAGTGTGACCCGCATTCTTCAGCAGACCATGCCACCTGAACAGAGTTTTTTTTTGGAGAGGTGGAAACAGCGGATGGTTCAGGAGCTGGGAGAAGATGGATTTGCAGAATATACTTCAA atgtatttttacAAGGCAAACAGTTCCATGAAGCCTTAGAAGGCATACTTTCACCCCAGGAGGACTTAAAAGGTGGAGAAGAGCACCCTCAGTGTGGCTACATCAAAAGCATCCAGCATATTCTGAAAGAAATCAGTGGTGTGCAAGCTCTGGAGAGTGCTGTCCAACATGAGGCCCTGAAGTACGTAGGGCTGCTGGACTGTGTGGCTGAGTACCA GGGCAAGCTGTGTGTGATTGATTGGAAGACATCAGAAAAACCTAAGCCTTTTATTCAAAATACATACGACAACCCACTACAAGTTGTGGCGTACATGGGTGCCGTAAATCATGATGTCCACTACAGCTTtcag GTTCAGTGTGGATTAATTGTGGTGGCCTATAAGGATGGGTCCCCCGCCCACCCTCATTTCATGGATGAAGAGCTCTGTTCCAAGTATTGGGCCAAGTGGCTTCTTCGACTAGAAGAATATACAGAAAAGCAAAAAAGCCAGAGTGCTCCGAAGCCGGAGTAG